GCGACTTATGCAGTTCATTGCGCCGAATTATCAATTAAGGGGAATTTGTGGTCATTTATATGAAacattagcaaaaaaaaattaaggattTGCTCACACAATTTGAAAAGATCTCATTTACAACAGACATTTGGACTGAACCAAGTCCGAATGTGTCTTTATTGAATCTGacatcttattttaaaaagctaaaagttattttaaaatgccaCACATTTGAAGAAAGACATACAGGAGACCTAGTTCTAGAAAAAATTAAGAGTATGTTGATAGAATGGGGCatcataaaagaaaaagttcattGTTTTGTACGCGACTCTGGATCTaatatgaatagaatagaatagatttattttcaaaattggatacaaggtatcacttattgacgtcacataacttaaatctaattataactactaccgcttccaaagcgcatgtgtagaagaagcggcggaacaaactacactgcagcattttcataggacgtcaatttacaaatatagatctcttaaatctaaatcgtggacgaatgcacattgtctacattaaaaaacatgtatgaatgtagaactgattatgtcaatacgaatatttcgtcaaataaaataaatataaaataaaatatgtacatactgtacaaattatgtccagatcatgtcaaaaatacacaagcatttaagaggccattatgtccagctcgggccacacatgtttatcattaatataatcatccggctttcctacaaagctcaactttaatatactgtttgaattttctatcattcatttcaagaacactttttggtaatttattataaaatcttatacaattaataagaaatgatttccctaccttagccagccgatgtgctgggatcgacaacttgtaattgttccgcagtgatctactagtacattcacctacttttttgaaagagtctaagtttttcctaacatgcatgatgttatcgaatatgtattgggagggcaaagttaaaatatttaggtttttgaaaaaatctctaagggaatctctttgtttaagaccgtagatatatcgaattgcccttttttgtaaaatgaaaatagtttgtatgtctgctgctgatccccaaagcagtagaccatatgacattaaactatgaaaataactaaaatatactagcttagcagttgccacatccgtcaaatgcctaatacgacgaatagcgtatgctgcagaactaagccttttagaaagttttaaaatgtgagcatgccatttcaaatttgaatctaatgttattcctaagaaagtagtactatcaacaaaatctaatcttttactacttatactaatatccacatttgcctgccgcacattgggaagtgtaaacttaatgcattgggtcttatttgcatttaacagtaagttgttgattgtaaaccagttagagatggcggctaaagtgctattcacatcatcacagatttcgctacggcgattcattttaaaaattagtgacgtatcatctgcaaacaacacgatgccagtctgtttctcaatcatgcaaggcaggtcgttgatatatatcagaaagagaaaaggtcccaaaatggaaccttgcggtaccccaatttttttaaaatttttttaatgaaacgaACAATGATACTTGCAACGTTGCAACTGTGTGTGCTAACATTATTAGATTGTGATGAAGAAATTAAAGCCTTATTATcgaaatgcaaaaaaatttcGACGAACtgcataaaatacaaaaggaACAACTAAACCAAGAATGTTTGAGTGTAATACAGGAGTGTAGTACGCGGTAagttgcatttatttttacctcCAGATCGTTTCATTTCAATCGATCTATCCACgctaatttattgtaaattcaaataaaaccattaagtaaatcgattttatttaatcttgcTGTGATATATGCACCCTGATTATAATGATTgtataaattagttttgtcattaatttaatccaaaaagtaagtaagtataagtaAAGTATTACTTTAAGTTATActgtaaattataaacattaattagtttaattaatttgttacagGTGGAACAGTACATTTTATATGTTGGAAAGAATGATTAGAATACAGGATTCTCTATGCCTGTACGCAAGTAAACACAACATCTCTCAGTTATCTCCTGACGAATGGCTGcagcttaaaaaaatagtgacTATACTTCAACCTTTTGAAGAAATTACCCGAAATATGAGTGATAATAACACCAGTATCTCATCAGTAATCCCACTTATACACACACTGAAGGCAGTAAACAAGAcacaaatgaaaaatttaaaagtataataaaattaaccgtCGATCAATTAAATTCCAAATTTGGTGACCTTCAATCaaaaaatttctttgcaaTAGCAACATATCTAGATCCTCggtataaaacatttttttttaatgaagtgGTGAAAcagatacatataaaaaacgAAGCTGATAATTTTGCCTTTCCTGTAGAAAAACGGGCAAGAATAGAATTACCAGCAGAAGCTAGCCATAGTAATGTCCAAACAGTTTTGTCAAATATATTGTTAAGCAGTGATGAAGACGATGACAATACCACATATGAAAAATGTGCAGTTTTTGACAAATTTGttgtaatgaaaagtatactaaaTGAgttcaataaagaaaaacgTATACATATTAGTGATGATCCATTATTGTGGTGGAAAGTAAATGGAAATACCAAATTCCAGCCAGGCGCTGGCCTAATTTACGACTCATTACGAAATAGATTGGACGGAGGCAAAGCTTCAAAGCTTTTGTTCGTAAAGTATAATACACTACTTATTGAGGTTAAttcataacatttaatttgttatttaagcttttgttcatttaatatacctaatgtACATCTAAAAAATCCTACTTTGggtttaaatttgtttattttaatacatacatacatacatcaaatcacgcctcttaatctttttatttaatttttttgttgatttgGAAATATgccaatttttttcattctttgtgttttattttataattgaaaattaaaacgaaaaaatatgttataataatgtttattttgttcttaaataaattttctctcTCATGCCATCACTTTCTGACCCTTCCTCCGACTCCGATTCCGACTCCGATAaagcaaatttaaaaactcCGACTCCGCCTTCTGTTCCGATAAAACTACCTCCGTAACATCCctaatataaagttttatttattgtgttaaaTTAGTAACTTTCAATGAGACTGACCGCAGTCAAACTGTGAAAACAGTTTTGCggaatattgtttaatttcataatgaatattgtgtaataaataaattaataataaaaaaataaaaaaacacctCTTAAaccgtttttaaaaaaaatgtgtgtacGTGTATCGAAAGGTAGAGGGTTTAGATCTTACAAGGGCTATATCAGTTTATTCGTATATGTATGGTTACACGGGCTGTACATATAGAAGCCGTGTCTGATCTTACCtcccaataaataataaaactttgaaaataatatatttgataaaGAAATACTGTATCATACTAAACTATGTAGTcttaatttaatgataaaaaaaaaatttttatacacatTCCAAATGAACCTAGAAATTGATGAGAGCCAttcttgaaataaattacattatttactaCAAACCAAAAGCagacaaaagtaataaatagggttgtgcataaataattatagaagCAAAATGAGAACACTTGAGGATTGTGATACTTACAGTACTAATCATTCCTGTTCCGAAGCCCCATAAAAATCGCGTTATGTAGAGTAACCATACATTTACGGCGAAAGCCATGATcacctaaaaaataaatagttattagCACAGTTTTAATtgcaaatttaatataaatattttgtgtttgtaaCTTAAAGatcaaatctttaaatatcTGGAGGTTTTTTCGGCCCGTAAGACGTACAGTAAAGCGTcgtaatttttgataaaataaaacactctGTACCTCACATAGCGTTTTTCCCGTTGCATTCTAATCATTTTGCTTTCAAGTTCTTTTCTAAATACAGCAAGCATCGAATTATAAGTGCCCTAATAATCAAGTAGTCCTGTCCCAATATTAAATGGTAAAACTCTGGGTTGTGTAGTAAAAATGACGAAACAAAACTGCATTATCATTTGGTTAAGATAACATACCGTTCCCGTAGACATAGGTAAGGCACTGAACAGCACACAACTTTTTCTTCCGAACCGTTCGCAGATGAACCCTGTCATCAAGCTACCCACTATAAACCCAAGAGCAGATAGGGCGAGCATCCAAGACATTTGAGACTGAAAAAAGTGTTCAAATACAATACTATAGATTTGAAATGAGAATCTTTCGTGAAAAAACACTCTACTTAGGTGCCATTGGCATGCGGGCACAGCCAGGCTTGTATGGCGTAGTACATTAGTTCTTACATTAACTTATCTCCATTATTCTCCATCTTATTGTCGTAAGACCGGGTTGCGTCCTCACCTTTCTGAAGAGGAACACAAGGTACGCTTATGGCT
The Amyelois transitella isolate CPQ chromosome 12, ilAmyTran1.1, whole genome shotgun sequence DNA segment above includes these coding regions:
- the LOC132902348 gene encoding solute carrier family 2, facilitated glucose transporter member 6-like, whose translation is MKMERGGRNVQYIIVAAVSLATVTMGVNSAWPTPVFDKFHNNETYIRVNESQMSWMLALSALGFIVGSLMTGFICERFGRKSCVLFSALPMSTGTVIMAFAVNVWLLYITRFLWGFGTGMISTL